The following proteins come from a genomic window of Acinonyx jubatus isolate Ajub_Pintada_27869175 chromosome C1, VMU_Ajub_asm_v1.0, whole genome shotgun sequence:
- the CTDSP1 gene encoding carboxy-terminal domain RNA polymerase II polypeptide A small phosphatase 1 isoform X1 → MDSSAVITQITKEEARGPLRGKGDQKSAASQKPRSRGILHSLFCCVCRDDGDALPAHSGAPLLVEENGAVPKQTPVQYLLPEAKAQDVDKICVVIDLDETLVHSSFKPVNNADFIIPVEIDGVVHQVYVLKRPHVDEFLQRMGELFECVLFTASLAKYADPVADLLDKWGAFRARLFRESCVFHRGNYVKDLSRLGRDLRRVLILDNSPASYVFHPDNAVPVASWFDNMSDTELHDLLPFFEQLSRVDDVYSVLRQPRPGS, encoded by the exons ATGGACAGCTCGGCCGTCATTACTCAGATCACCAAGGAGGAGGCGCGGGGCCCGCTACGGGGCAAAG GTGACCAGAAGTCAGCAGCTTCTCAGAAGCCCCGGAGCCGGGGCATCCTCCACTCGCTCTTCTGCTGCGTCTGCCGGGACGATGGGGACGCCCTGCCCGCCCACAGTGGGGCGCCCCTGCTGGTGGAGGAGAACGGCGCTGTCCCCAAG CAGACCCCAGTCCAGTACCTGCTCCCAGAGGCCAAGGCCCAGGACGTGGACAAGATCTGTGTGGTCATCGACCTGGATGAGACCCTGGTGCACAGCTCCTTCAAG CCAGTGAACAACGCCGACTTCATCATCCCTGTGGAGATTGATGGGGTGGTCCACCAG GTCTACGTGCTGAAGCGGCCCCATGTGGATGAGTTCCTGCAGCGAATGGGCGAGCTCTTTGAGTGTGTGCTGTTCACCGCCAGCCTTGCCAAG TATGCAGACCCAGTAGCTGATCTACTGGACAAGTGGGGGGCCTTCCGGGCGCGGCTGTTTCGTGAGTCCTGCGTCTTCCACCGGGGCAATTACGTGAAGGACCTGAGCCGGCTGGGCCGAGACCTGCGGCGGGTGCTCATCCTAGACAACTCGCCCGCCTCCTACGTCTTCCATCCAGACAATGCC GTACCAGTGGCTTCCTGGTTTGACAACATGAGTGACACAGAGCTCCACGACCTCCTGCCCTTCTTCGAGCAGCTCAGCCGCGTGGATGACGTGTACTCAGTGCTCAGGCAGCCAAGGCCCGGCAGCTAG
- the CTDSP1 gene encoding carboxy-terminal domain RNA polymerase II polypeptide A small phosphatase 1 isoform X3, with amino-acid sequence MDSSAVITQITKEEARGPLRGKGDQKSAASQKPRSRGILHSLFCCVCRDDGDALPAHSGAPLLVEENGAVPKQTPVQYLLPEAKAQDVDKICVVIDLDETLVHSSFKVYVLKRPHVDEFLQRMGELFECVLFTASLAKYADPVADLLDKWGAFRARLFRESCVFHRGNYVKDLSRLGRDLRRVLILDNSPASYVFHPDNAVPVASWFDNMSDTELHDLLPFFEQLSRVDDVYSVLRQPRPGS; translated from the exons ATGGACAGCTCGGCCGTCATTACTCAGATCACCAAGGAGGAGGCGCGGGGCCCGCTACGGGGCAAAG GTGACCAGAAGTCAGCAGCTTCTCAGAAGCCCCGGAGCCGGGGCATCCTCCACTCGCTCTTCTGCTGCGTCTGCCGGGACGATGGGGACGCCCTGCCCGCCCACAGTGGGGCGCCCCTGCTGGTGGAGGAGAACGGCGCTGTCCCCAAG CAGACCCCAGTCCAGTACCTGCTCCCAGAGGCCAAGGCCCAGGACGTGGACAAGATCTGTGTGGTCATCGACCTGGATGAGACCCTGGTGCACAGCTCCTTCAAG GTCTACGTGCTGAAGCGGCCCCATGTGGATGAGTTCCTGCAGCGAATGGGCGAGCTCTTTGAGTGTGTGCTGTTCACCGCCAGCCTTGCCAAG TATGCAGACCCAGTAGCTGATCTACTGGACAAGTGGGGGGCCTTCCGGGCGCGGCTGTTTCGTGAGTCCTGCGTCTTCCACCGGGGCAATTACGTGAAGGACCTGAGCCGGCTGGGCCGAGACCTGCGGCGGGTGCTCATCCTAGACAACTCGCCCGCCTCCTACGTCTTCCATCCAGACAATGCC GTACCAGTGGCTTCCTGGTTTGACAACATGAGTGACACAGAGCTCCACGACCTCCTGCCCTTCTTCGAGCAGCTCAGCCGCGTGGATGACGTGTACTCAGTGCTCAGGCAGCCAAGGCCCGGCAGCTAG
- the CTDSP1 gene encoding carboxy-terminal domain RNA polymerase II polypeptide A small phosphatase 1 isoform X2 yields MDSSAVITQITKEEARGPLRGKGDQKSAASQKPRSRGILHSLFCCVCRDDGDALPAHSGAPLLVEENGAVPKTPVQYLLPEAKAQDVDKICVVIDLDETLVHSSFKPVNNADFIIPVEIDGVVHQVYVLKRPHVDEFLQRMGELFECVLFTASLAKYADPVADLLDKWGAFRARLFRESCVFHRGNYVKDLSRLGRDLRRVLILDNSPASYVFHPDNAVPVASWFDNMSDTELHDLLPFFEQLSRVDDVYSVLRQPRPGS; encoded by the exons ATGGACAGCTCGGCCGTCATTACTCAGATCACCAAGGAGGAGGCGCGGGGCCCGCTACGGGGCAAAG GTGACCAGAAGTCAGCAGCTTCTCAGAAGCCCCGGAGCCGGGGCATCCTCCACTCGCTCTTCTGCTGCGTCTGCCGGGACGATGGGGACGCCCTGCCCGCCCACAGTGGGGCGCCCCTGCTGGTGGAGGAGAACGGCGCTGTCCCCAAG ACCCCAGTCCAGTACCTGCTCCCAGAGGCCAAGGCCCAGGACGTGGACAAGATCTGTGTGGTCATCGACCTGGATGAGACCCTGGTGCACAGCTCCTTCAAG CCAGTGAACAACGCCGACTTCATCATCCCTGTGGAGATTGATGGGGTGGTCCACCAG GTCTACGTGCTGAAGCGGCCCCATGTGGATGAGTTCCTGCAGCGAATGGGCGAGCTCTTTGAGTGTGTGCTGTTCACCGCCAGCCTTGCCAAG TATGCAGACCCAGTAGCTGATCTACTGGACAAGTGGGGGGCCTTCCGGGCGCGGCTGTTTCGTGAGTCCTGCGTCTTCCACCGGGGCAATTACGTGAAGGACCTGAGCCGGCTGGGCCGAGACCTGCGGCGGGTGCTCATCCTAGACAACTCGCCCGCCTCCTACGTCTTCCATCCAGACAATGCC GTACCAGTGGCTTCCTGGTTTGACAACATGAGTGACACAGAGCTCCACGACCTCCTGCCCTTCTTCGAGCAGCTCAGCCGCGTGGATGACGTGTACTCAGTGCTCAGGCAGCCAAGGCCCGGCAGCTAG
- the CTDSP1 gene encoding carboxy-terminal domain RNA polymerase II polypeptide A small phosphatase 1 isoform X4 — protein MDSSAVITQITKEEARGPLRGKGDQKSAASQKPRSRGILHSLFCCVCRDDGDALPAHSGAPLLVEENGAVPKTPVQYLLPEAKAQDVDKICVVIDLDETLVHSSFKVYVLKRPHVDEFLQRMGELFECVLFTASLAKYADPVADLLDKWGAFRARLFRESCVFHRGNYVKDLSRLGRDLRRVLILDNSPASYVFHPDNAVPVASWFDNMSDTELHDLLPFFEQLSRVDDVYSVLRQPRPGS, from the exons ATGGACAGCTCGGCCGTCATTACTCAGATCACCAAGGAGGAGGCGCGGGGCCCGCTACGGGGCAAAG GTGACCAGAAGTCAGCAGCTTCTCAGAAGCCCCGGAGCCGGGGCATCCTCCACTCGCTCTTCTGCTGCGTCTGCCGGGACGATGGGGACGCCCTGCCCGCCCACAGTGGGGCGCCCCTGCTGGTGGAGGAGAACGGCGCTGTCCCCAAG ACCCCAGTCCAGTACCTGCTCCCAGAGGCCAAGGCCCAGGACGTGGACAAGATCTGTGTGGTCATCGACCTGGATGAGACCCTGGTGCACAGCTCCTTCAAG GTCTACGTGCTGAAGCGGCCCCATGTGGATGAGTTCCTGCAGCGAATGGGCGAGCTCTTTGAGTGTGTGCTGTTCACCGCCAGCCTTGCCAAG TATGCAGACCCAGTAGCTGATCTACTGGACAAGTGGGGGGCCTTCCGGGCGCGGCTGTTTCGTGAGTCCTGCGTCTTCCACCGGGGCAATTACGTGAAGGACCTGAGCCGGCTGGGCCGAGACCTGCGGCGGGTGCTCATCCTAGACAACTCGCCCGCCTCCTACGTCTTCCATCCAGACAATGCC GTACCAGTGGCTTCCTGGTTTGACAACATGAGTGACACAGAGCTCCACGACCTCCTGCCCTTCTTCGAGCAGCTCAGCCGCGTGGATGACGTGTACTCAGTGCTCAGGCAGCCAAGGCCCGGCAGCTAG
- the LOC113596647 gene encoding uncharacterized protein LOC113596647: MGPQWLVRPEDWTWGQKGMLGWPGSMDWGQKGPASPAPCLSLPLPIQFLMAVAHTLGSRSPEAPGVSAGMTAQRKKPFHMRNKYAKRWGEVQEGGGRMRLGRPAGPSLPRSIQVLNLKAQCLQNLPIQGNPGWLTLEIRWVLTAGTSLKEQLPGVEPVQFFPWRPRKPHWAPCSFQTLQSAKPLPHVRSKVLQEAPGCQQEAGALVPSSPAPTVPSECVRLVCPAGLPYLSGGGSCHLGGLRELWQAGCRRATFVPTTPPPLRNCLHHIREDRAPERVRMGEGVGTQVPARDAGPWEPAEPATA, encoded by the coding sequence ATGGGGCCACAGTGGCTGGTAAGGCCAGAGGACTGGACCTGGGGACAGAAGGGCATGCTAGGGTGGCCGGGGAGCATGGACTGGGGCCAAAAGGGCCCTGCCTCACcagccccctgcctctctctgcctttgcccaTTCAATTCCTGATGGCTGTTGCTCACACCCTAGGATCCAGGAGCCCCGAGGCCCCAGGAGTGTCAGCGGGAATGACCgcacaaagaaagaaaccatttcaTATGAGGAACAAATATGCAAAGAGATGGGGTGAGGTGCAGGAAGGGGGTGGCAGAATGAGATTAGGGCGACCAGCTGGTCCCAGTTTGCCCAGGAGTATCCAAGTTTTAAATCTAAAAGCCCAGTGTCTCCAGAATCTCCCCATTCAGGGCAATCCGGGATGGTTGACACTTGAAATCAGGTGGGTGCTAACGGCAGGTACGAGTCTGAAAGAGCAGCTGCCTGGAGTGGAGCCTGTACAGTTCTTTCCTTGGAGGCCCAGGAAGccacactgggctccctgctctTTCCAGACGCTCCAGAGTGCCAAGCCTCTCCCTCACGTCCGCTCCAAGGTGCTACAGGAAGCCCCAGGCTGCCAGCAAGAAGCAGGGGCCCTTGTCCCGTCCTCTCCTGCACCTACCGTCCCGTCCGAGTGTGTCCGTCTGGTGTGTCCGGCAGGGTTGCCTTACCTGTCTGGGGGAGGCAGCTGCCACCTGGGAGGTCTCAGGGAGTTGTGGCAAGCTGGCTGCAGGAGAGCGACCTttgtccccaccaccccccccccccttaggaACTGCCTTCACCATATAAGGGAAGATAGGGCcccagagagagtgagaatgggtgagggggtggggacgCAGGTGCCCGCCAGGGACGCTGGTCCCTGGGAGCCAGCGGAGCCAGCGACAGCCTGA